In Mycobacteriales bacterium, the following are encoded in one genomic region:
- a CDS encoding glycosyltransferase has product MTMRIVLLTSELPESPSRGGIGTNTAALSRALADRGHDTLVLVLDSSSSEVREGRLTTRRLRYRWLPDRRAELLVNRARLAAASRRFHPDVVHAAEWGALAWAVSRGLSIPVVTRLATPTYLVEELNGRPEDPNSALLRRLERDQARHSRRVYAPSRAIAERVGRDWGLPESRLGIVVNSLDVAAVRRAAGGPVPMALPARFVVFVGRLEHRKGIAVLGPALADVLARNPELHAVVIGREVPGDPSVSQFRAAVAPVAERVHLLGELPPDTALAVAARAEIAVVPSLWESFGYVCVEAMALGLPVVVSRAGGLVEIVEEDESGLVVPPGDVAALAGALHRLANDPPTGRRLAAAGRRRAADFDIGRVVEQLEAELAAAAGASSAAAGSRRFGPEVFHQGYARWFQPDDAANPFQRSYARKRVRVLAEFAQSADLRILDAGGGPGRIAEPLGRRHRVTMCDLSAEMLALARARCGPGVAVVRADARSLPFADGAFDALVAIDLLCHVGQLEPALRELARVLRPGGRLIFDTTNGRPWWVLAHPAYVNWRPRRLVRTMAARGVLPEWPEVRHHLPAEVRTAAAAARLDLRPVAGIGRLGLVKWHVWQAVRAPG; this is encoded by the coding sequence ATGACCATGCGCATCGTCCTGCTCACCTCAGAACTGCCCGAGTCGCCGTCCCGCGGCGGCATCGGCACCAACACCGCGGCGCTGTCCCGGGCGCTCGCCGATCGTGGCCACGACACGCTCGTCCTCGTCCTCGACTCGTCCAGCAGTGAGGTCCGCGAGGGCCGGCTGACCACCCGGCGCCTCCGGTATCGCTGGCTGCCCGACCGCCGGGCCGAACTGCTGGTGAACCGGGCCCGGCTGGCCGCCGCCAGCCGGCGGTTCCACCCGGACGTGGTCCACGCCGCCGAGTGGGGCGCCCTCGCCTGGGCGGTATCGCGCGGACTGTCGATCCCGGTGGTGACCCGGCTCGCCACGCCGACCTATCTGGTCGAAGAGCTCAACGGCCGCCCCGAAGACCCGAACAGCGCTTTGCTGCGCCGGTTGGAACGGGACCAGGCCCGGCACAGCCGCCGGGTGTACGCCCCGAGCCGGGCCATCGCCGAGCGAGTGGGCCGGGACTGGGGCCTTCCCGAGTCGCGGCTGGGCATCGTGGTGAACTCGCTCGACGTGGCAGCGGTCCGCCGGGCGGCCGGCGGACCGGTCCCGATGGCGCTCCCGGCGCGGTTCGTCGTCTTCGTCGGTCGGCTCGAACATCGCAAGGGGATCGCCGTCCTCGGCCCGGCGCTGGCCGACGTGCTGGCCCGTAACCCGGAGCTGCACGCTGTCGTCATCGGCCGCGAAGTCCCCGGGGATCCCAGTGTCTCGCAGTTCCGGGCGGCGGTGGCCCCGGTCGCCGAGCGGGTGCACCTGCTCGGCGAACTGCCGCCCGACACGGCACTGGCCGTTGCGGCCCGCGCGGAGATCGCGGTCGTCCCCTCGCTGTGGGAGAGCTTCGGCTACGTCTGCGTGGAGGCCATGGCGCTCGGGCTGCCGGTGGTCGTGTCCCGCGCCGGCGGCCTCGTGGAGATCGTCGAGGAGGACGAATCCGGCCTGGTTGTGCCGCCGGGCGACGTCGCCGCCCTGGCCGGTGCGCTGCACCGGCTGGCCAACGATCCGCCGACCGGGCGCCGCCTCGCCGCGGCCGGCCGGCGGCGGGCCGCGGACTTCGACATCGGCCGGGTCGTCGAGCAGCTCGAAGCGGAGCTCGCCGCGGCCGCCGGCGCAAGTTCCGCGGCCGCCGGTTCGCGTCGGTTCGGCCCGGAGGTCTTCCATCAGGGCTACGCCCGCTGGTTCCAGCCCGATGACGCCGCGAACCCGTTCCAACGCAGCTATGCGCGCAAGCGGGTCCGGGTCCTGGCCGAGTTCGCCCAGTCCGCCGACCTTCGGATCCTCGACGCGGGCGGCGGCCCCGGCCGGATCGCCGAGCCGCTCGGTCGCCGACACCGGGTAACGATGTGCGACCTGTCCGCGGAGATGCTCGCGCTGGCCCGCGCCCGGTGCGGCCCCGGGGTAGCCGTGGTCCGGGCCGACGCGCGTTCCCTTCCTTTCGCCGACGGCGCCTTCGACGCCCTCGTCGCCATCGACCTGCTCTGCCATGTTGGCCAGCTCGAGCCGGCCCTGCGGGAGCTGGCCCGGGTGCTCCGGCCCGGCGGCCGGCTGATCTTCGACACCACCAACGGCCGCCCCTGGTGGGTGCTGGCCCACCCGGCCTATGTCAACTGGCGACCGCGCCGTCTGGTCCGAACCATGGCCGCTCGTGGCGTGCTTCCGGAATGGCCCGAGGTCCGCCACCACCTGCCCGCCGAGGTGCGCACCGCCGCCGCGGCGGCCCGCCTGGACCTGCGGCCGGTCGCCGGCATCGGCCGGCTCGGGCTGGTCAAATGGCACGTGTGGCAGGCCGTGCGGGCGCCCGGGTGA